The following DNA comes from Verrucomicrobiota bacterium.
TGGATTCAGGAGAAGCGACGGTCAGCCTCAAAGTCAATCCGGTGAATGACGCGCCGGTGGCCAGGGCCACGATCTCACCCTTGGCGCAATTCCCCGGACTGACGAACCTCGTCGTGATTTCGCTGAACAACTCAAACGCGACGGTCGTTCTCGATGGGTCACTCTCCAGCGATGCGGAGCATGACCCGCTGCAATACTCGTGGTCGGAGGGCACGAACGTGATCGCGACTGGTGTTCTAGCCACGAACGTTTTGGACGTTGGAACGCACGTAATCACCCTGGCTGTCAGCGACGGGACGGATATTGGCGTGGACACCGTAACCGTTGAGGTAATCACGCCAGCACAGGCAGTGGGGATATTGATCTCGATGGTGGATGACGGCACGCTACCGCGAAAGAACCAGAGGCCGCTGGTCACGACGTTGAAGGCCGCGGCGGCGTCCTTCGAGGACGGACGACTGCAACCGGGCATCAATCAACTCGCCGTATTCCAAAATAAAGTGCGCGCCCAGGTGGCGCCGCTGGATCAGACGCTGGCGGACAGCCTGATCAACGCGGCGCAGGTGATTATCGATACTTTAAGCGGCCCGTGATAGAGCGGAGTTCGCGGCTATGACAATCGTCTTCACCATGAGGCAACATGTGTAGAATCAGTTTTTTCGAGCGGTCAAGTTGATTTGTGATGATCAAGCTGATCGGTAATGGCACTGTTGCCTTGTTGCTCTGCTCGCGGGTTTTATTGCCGGATGCGTTCGCGGTGCCGCCGCCGAATGACATTTGTACCGGCGCTGAAGTCATTCCCACGGCCGGCCCTTTTCCCTATTACTCCGCCATCGTCGATATTACCGACGCCACCACTGCCAACGATCCGCCCGCGCTCCCTTCTTCGTGCACGCTAAACGGAGTCACCCGCAGTGTTTGGTATGCCTTCACTCCACCCGCAACCCGGCTCTACACGCTTTCGGTCAGTGAAGATACCGCCACAACCGTGAGTGATACCGTGATGGCCATTTACACCTCAACCGGAGGATGTAACGGCCCGTTCACAAGGATCGCCTGCGACGATGACGTGGGCTATCTCCAGACGGCGATTTCGCTGTCGCTTTCTTCGAGCACGACTTACTACATTGTGGTTTGGGAAAGTTCGACCTCCAATCCGTTCGGTGGCACCGCGGTCCAACTGCGCGTCTCTCAACCCGTCGTTCCCACCAACGACACGTGTGAGGGTGCGGAAGTGATCCCGGCCGCCGGACCGTTTCCCCATTTGACCGCGGTTGCGGACACGACGCTGGCGACGACGACGAGTGACCCGACCGCTCCAACCTGCCAATCCCAATTCACGCGCAGCATCTGGTACCGGTTTACACCGGATGCCGCCGGCGCTTACGAATTCTCGCTCTGCACCAACACGGCAACGACGGTGTACGACACATTGATCGGGATTTACACTTCTTCGGGAGCTTGCGTCGGGCCGTTCACGCGCGTGGCTTGCAACGACAATGGGGCGACCTGCGGAGGGAACAACGCCGATCTGAACTTTCGTTCCGTTCTAACACTCTCGCTCACGAGTGGCGTCGGCTATTACGTCGTGGTTTGGGAGACGGGCACCGATCCCTACATTCCAGGCGAGACCTCAATCCAGCTTCTGGTTTCCCAACTCAGGCCTCAATTTACTTCCCACGTAAGATTACCTGACGGCAGCTTCCAACTTCAGTTTACCGGGGCTCCCGGCCAGAGCTACACGATCCAAGCCTCCACCAACCTCACCGCCTGGCCTGATCTTGGAGCCGCAACGAACCTGGGCAACGGACTGTTTGCATTTACGGACACCAACGCCAATAATTTCTCCGCCCGGTTTTATCGTGTGGTTTTGGTCGGCAATTAACCTGGCCGCCGCCCATGCCGTGCCTGGCAATCAAGTGGGAATCCTCCTCGGCCAAGCGTAAAGTCCAATGGTGACTCGCCACCCCTTGGACGAGTGATAAAACCCTTGACCACAATAAGTTTTTGAGCGCAGCGACGACATTTTCTGATTGCAAACCATGATCGGACGTGCTATTTGTTCGAGCAAAGATAGGGCGCGGTTTTGAGAGGAATTGGGAGCGGGATTCGCTCTTTAATGACCTTCAGCGAGACGAAAAAGCTTGTATCAAAAACCCGGAGTTGGATCGGAGCGGTCATGGATTTTAATCTTAAAATGGCACCAGAGCAGCCCGTGACGTCACCGCATGCGACCACGCCGCGGACACGTCGCACACCAAAAACGGCTGGATTTCCATTCAAGCAAACAATCGTCCAACTCGGCTTTTTTGCGGTATTATCCACGGCAAGTTATTTTCTGTTCAGTCACTTTTTGATGGAATCAGTGCAAGTGACCGGAGTCAGCATGGTGCCAACCCTCCACGACGGCGATCAGTACATGCTAAACCGGTGGGCATATTTCTTTCGCCCTCCGCAACGCGGCGACGTAGTCGTGATCAAGGATCCGGAAGACAATGGTTTTGCCGTCAAACGGATCATTGCCACCTCGGGCGAAGCCATCCTTTTCAAGGACGGCAACGTCTATGTGAATAACGAGAAGCTGGTGGAGCCTTATCTCTTTGCCGGAACGACAACTTCGACCTTCTCCCACCCGAACGAGCAGTTAATCCTATTTGGGAACAACCGTTATTTTGTTCTGGGGGATAATCGTTGGAACAGCGCCGACAGCCGGTTTTACGGGCCGGTGCCGCGCAAGAACATTTTAGGACTGCTCCCATTGCAGTAGCGCTTCCCTGCGCAGCGGCGCGCCCGCGGTGGCGGTTTTCCAAGTTCAATCTTCCGGCCGCTCGCCACTCGGCGCCATCTTCACCAACTTGGGATCAAACTGGCCCAGCACTGTCACCAAATCGCCTTGTGCCGCCATGACCTCGCGGATGTTCTTGTAAGCCATGGGGACTTCGTCGAGACCTGCGGAGATCAGCGTCACTCCCCGCTCTCGGAGGAAACGGTTCACGTCCTTCCAGTTGAATTTCTCCTTCGCCGCCTTGCGGCTCATCGCGCGACCCGCCCCGTGCGACGCGGAGTTCAGCGATGCCGGGTTGCCTTTGCCGCTCACGACGAATCCGGGCGACGCCATTGAACCTGGAATTATCCCCAATACACCTGCGCCAGCCGGCGTCGCGCCTTTGCGATGCACGATGACTTCCTGCTCGACCCCGTCAATGAGGTGGTGCTCCTTCCACGCGAAGTTGTGATGGTTCTCCAGATCGAGCAGCACTTGTGCACCCAGATTTGCCGCGATGTGTTTGTGAATCAGCGCGTGGTTCGCCGCGGCGTATCGGCCCATCAGTTCCATCGCGTTCCAGTATTCCTGACCTGCCTCTGAATCGAGCGGCAGCCACGCCAGCCGGAGCAACTCGCTGGGTAGCGCAGACCGACACCGGCCGAAGGCGATCTTGCTGTAATGATCGCACACCGCCGCACCCGTGCCGCGACTGCCGCTGTGCGACAACAACGCCAGATAGGTTCCCGGTTCAAGGTTTTGAATCTTTCCGTGTGCCGTGAACAAACCAAACTCGACGAAATGATTTCCGCTGCCGCTGGTGCCGAGTTGCGACCATGCGCGGTCCTTGTTTTGTTGCGTAATCGGGCTGACTGACCAATCCGCGTCCAGCACGTCATGCGTGCGGCGTTGCTTGAAATTCGCGCCGATGCCGAAACGTGTCTCCGTCTCGAGGGCGCGCGTCAGCCGGTCTTGGTTGCGCTCCAGATCGCGTACCGGCATGTCCAGGACCGTCATCTTCATCCGGCAGGCGATGTCCACGCCGACGGCGTAGGGAATCACGGCGTTGGCCGTGGCCAGCACGCCGCCGATGGGCAGGCCGTAGCCCACGTGCGCGTCCGGCATGAGCGCACCCGCCACCGCCACCGGCAACAGACACGCCTTCTCCATCTGCATCACGGCGTCGTGTTCCAGACCTTCGCCCCATTGCCGATACTTCACCCCGACTCCGAGTCGGGATGGTGGTGGTGCCAGGAGCAACGCCTTGGCAAACTGCCCACGCAACGGATCGTCCACGAACGCCGATGGATTGCGAACAATGGCCTCCACCTCCTCGCGCAAGCGCGACTTGTCGCCGCCGCCGAGGATGAAACTGGCCGTAAAATCCGTCGCCCGTCGTGTCGCTTCACCCAGCGGCACGCCGAGACGGAGAAAATCTTTGGTGTTCATTGCCCATCCAATCTACAACTCGCAGTTGGGAAGAGCGAGCGTGCGTGCAAGCCAAAATGAAGAGCACCGCGAGCACCGCAACCCGCTGGACGCGGCAGCGCCCGCAGACTCGACGGCAGCATCGGCTCGTGATCGGCCGGAGCGGACCCACGATTCATCGGAGTGGCATACGTGGTCTTCATTCGAAATAACAAATCCGCCTGCCTTTCGAAGGCAGGGTTGAAAAATATCCGAGTCGTTGAGCTGACACTCATTCTTCGGGAACTTTGCCTTGACAGTTTTTCGCGGGGAGGTTGTCATTCGCCGCATTGCCGTGGCCGTTGTTCCTCTGCGTAGGTAGGCGTGTAGTTCTTGACTGCCGGAAACGATGAGCAAGCGAAAAGTCAACGTAGCGATTATCGGCTTGGGGTTCGGAGCCGAATTCATTCCCA
Coding sequences within:
- the lepB gene encoding signal peptidase I, producing the protein MDFNLKMAPEQPVTSPHATTPRTRRTPKTAGFPFKQTIVQLGFFAVLSTASYFLFSHFLMESVQVTGVSMVPTLHDGDQYMLNRWAYFFRPPQRGDVVVIKDPEDNGFAVKRIIATSGEAILFKDGNVYVNNEKLVEPYLFAGTTTSTFSHPNEQLILFGNNRYFVLGDNRWNSADSRFYGPVPRKNILGLLPLQ
- a CDS encoding cadherin-like domain-containing protein — protein: MDEISIYNRALTLAEIQSIYNAASAGKCPTPSVNHAPVANSQSISLNEDTPKAITLAASDADGDPLTYTTTPPAHGTLSGTAPNLTYTPHTNYFGPDSFTFKVNDGHVDSGEATVSLKVNPVNDAPVARATISPLAQFPGLTNLVVISLNNSNATVVLDGSLSSDAEHDPLQYSWSEGTNVIATGVLATNVLDVGTHVITLAVSDGTDIGVDTVTVEVITPAQAVGILISMVDDGTLPRKNQRPLVTTLKAAAASFEDGRLQPGINQLAVFQNKVRAQVAPLDQTLADSLINAAQVIIDTLSGP
- a CDS encoding RtcB family protein produces the protein MNTKDFLRLGVPLGEATRRATDFTASFILGGGDKSRLREEVEAIVRNPSAFVDDPLRGQFAKALLLAPPPSRLGVGVKYRQWGEGLEHDAVMQMEKACLLPVAVAGALMPDAHVGYGLPIGGVLATANAVIPYAVGVDIACRMKMTVLDMPVRDLERNQDRLTRALETETRFGIGANFKQRRTHDVLDADWSVSPITQQNKDRAWSQLGTSGSGNHFVEFGLFTAHGKIQNLEPGTYLALLSHSGSRGTGAAVCDHYSKIAFGRCRSALPSELLRLAWLPLDSEAGQEYWNAMELMGRYAAANHALIHKHIAANLGAQVLLDLENHHNFAWKEHHLIDGVEQEVIVHRKGATPAGAGVLGIIPGSMASPGFVVSGKGNPASLNSASHGAGRAMSRKAAKEKFNWKDVNRFLRERGVTLISAGLDEVPMAYKNIREVMAAQGDLVTVLGQFDPKLVKMAPSGERPED